Part of the Rhodohalobacter sp. 614A genome is shown below.
CAGCCCGTCTATTATTGATCAGGTTGAAGTGATTAAAGGCCCTCAATCTACGTTGTATGGAACACAGGCGTTGGGTGGAGTGGTCAATATCATCACAAAAAACCCTGCCACCACGCCTACATTTTCTGCAGATATTTATGGCAAGACTACTGAAGAAGGAAATGTAAACCTGGCGTATTCTCCAAAAATCGAACGTTTTGAAGGGTTTTTGAGCGGAAATGTTGTGCGACTGGAAAACTATTTTGACAAGAACGGCGACAACTTCAATGATCTTGTGAAGCAGTCCCGGGTCTCTCTTTTCGGAAAAGGTACATTGCTCGGAGAGAATATGGAACAGCGGCTGAATGTGGCCACCAAGTTTTACACTGAAAACAGAACCGGCGGCCTCCAGGATTTTACAGATGATTTGCGCGGATCGGATCAAATATACGGGGAATCGATCTACACCAACCGGTTGGAATTGATGACCGATTACCGGCCTGCAGGCCTCAACGAACAACTTCGTTTTAGCGGAGCGGCAACCTATCACGAACAAGACAGTTATTACGGAACGGACTGGTACGACGCTCAGCAGAGCATCTACTTTCTGCAGGGTACTTGGGATCAGTCAATAGGAGATCATTTTAAGCTCCTCAGCGGAACCACCATCCGATATGAAACCTACAACGATAATACTCCAGCCACCTCAGATAGTCCTGACCGACGTTGGATTCCCGGAATCTTCTCTCAGGGTGAATTGGCTATAGGTGATTTTACATTTGTCGGTGGACTCCGAATCGATCATCATTCTGAACACGGGTATATAACGGCACCGAGATTATCCGCAAAATTCAGCCCGACCGATCTGACCACATTTCGTGCCAGTGCCGGAACCGGATTTCGGGTTGTGAATGTTTTTACAGAAGATCATGCCGCGCTGACGGGTGCGCGTGAAGTTGTTTTCAATGAAGATCTTGACCCTGAACGATCAAAAAGCATTACCGCAAGTTTGGAGCAAATTATTCCGTTTGGTGTCAACCCGCTTACTGTTAGCTTGGATGGTTTTTACACGCATTTTTCAAATCAAATCATTCCGGATTATGACCAAGATCCCAACCTGATCGTCTATGAAAACCTGAACGGATTTTCAGTCACACGCGGATTTTCAGTAGATATCGATCAAAATTTTACAACCATTCCATTCAGCTACAATGCAAGCATTACTATTATGGATGTATTTACCGAAGAGGACGGCAATCGTAAAGCCCTGGTTTATGCTCCGGATTATCTCGGCACCTTTGGAGCCACGTATGACATTCGGTCACTTGATGGCCTTTCATTTGGATATAACGGAAATCTGGTTGGCCCGAAACGCATGCCAAATAATTATGTAGAAGATTTTGGTCTGGATGAATGGTCCCCGGCTTACTCCACACATGATCTTAAAATCACCAAAGAATTTACAAATGTGAATAGCCCGAACGGAATTGGTTTTGAAGTGTATGTATCGGCAGAAAATATCTTCGATTTCAAACAGGACAGCCCTTTGGTTGATCCGCAAGATCCTTTTGGTCCCAATTTCGATACCATTTATACATGGGGACCAATTGTTGGGCGAACATTTTCACTCGGTGCCAGACTAAATCTTCGATAGATGAGAAATTTCAAGTACAAATTTAAATTCGTAGCCATCTGGGTGGGAATGTTTCTACTGATGGGGGCTCTGTTCGGGTCCCCATTACCCGCCCAGAATACATCTTCTGTAGATTGGTATTCGTTTGAAAAAGCTATACAACTTGCTGAAGAGAATCAGCAGCTCATTCTGGTGGACGTTTGGGCCCCATGGTGCGGCTGGTGCAAAAAAATGGAGAAAGAAGTTTATCCTGAACTCTCAAAAAATATTACAAGCCAATTTATATGGACCCGATTAAACAGAGATGATAATCGCTCAAGACTTCATTTTAAAGAGCAGCGTTTTACTCCACTGAAAATTGCACAAAAATTGAATACTCAAAGCGTTCCGGCTCTTGTCGTTCTTTCTCCGGACGGAGATTATCTATTCCACATTTCTGGTTTTACGAAGGCCAAAAAGCTGGAATCAATTTTGGAATATGTTATTACTAATACGTTGAAAAGTTCTTCGATTTAAAAATAAAAAAGTGCTTTCTATCCCTTTTTCTAATCAACCCAATTGTTGAAAACTTGCCGGAAATGTGGAAAAGTATTCATTGACAATGAGTTGCCCAGCCGTTTAATTACAAGCAGATTTTAAAGGTGCCCCGAACATTCGGGGTGAAAAGGGAATCCGGTGGAAATCCGGAGCTGTCCCCGCAACTGTAATCCGGTTTATTTCTTTATTTACACCACTGTTTCAGCCCCAAAAGAAACGGGAAGGTTTAAAGAGATCATCGGTAAGTCAGGAGACCTGCCTTCTATAAATCAGTAAACAAAACCTTCGGGAGTTAAGGTGTTGTTGAAAGGCAGAAAGATCCTTGGTTCAATTCTTTAACCTATGTTCAACTTGCCTTCCTCAACGTTTTTAGCCTCCATTCACAGCTAAAACAAGTTCTAAAATGTTAACACATACCCTTGGATTTCCCCGCCTTGGTGCGCAGCGAGATTTGAAAAAACTCGTCGAGTCGTACTGGAAAGGAGAAATCGATCAATCTAAACTGATTCAATCCACATCAGCTCTAAAAGCGGTCCACTGGACCCAACAGAAGAGTGCCGGGATCGATCTGGTTCCGTCAAATGACTTCTCTCTCTACGATCAGGTTCTGGATACAGCTCTCCTTGTCGGAGCCATTCCGGATCGATACAAAGATTTATATCAGTCCGAACAAGAAAAATCTACCAGCTACCCTATTGATACCTATTTTGCCATGGCCCGTGGATTGCAGGATGACAAACACGACATCCCCGCTATGGAAATGACCAAATGGTTTAATACCAATTATCATTACATTGTGCCGGAATTTTCGGCCGATCAGGAATTTGAATGTCTGTCCACCAAAATTTTTGATGAATATGAAGAAGCACAATCTGTAGGAGTTGTTACCAAACCCGTGCTTATTGGTCCGGTTAGTTTTTTGCTTCTCGGAAAAGAGAAAGATACATCTGATGGATTTCACCGGTTAGATCTGCTTGATAAATTGTTGCCTGTCTATCAGGAAATTCTGAGCAAACTTCAGGACAAAGGTGTTGAATGGGTTCAGATTGAAGAACCATTCCTGGCGCTGGATCTTGAAGATGATGCGAAAATATCTTTTCAAAAAGCCTATGAAACGTTTCACCAGGATCTTGATAGCTTAAAGCTTTTGCTTACCACATATTTTGAAGGACTGAGTGATAATACAGCGCTGGCCTGCGGACTTCCCGTAGACGGACTTCACATTGATTTGGTGAATGATCCGGATCAGCTGGGTAACGTGTTGGATCAACTAAACGAAGAAACAGCGCTATCTTTGGGATTGATTGACGGCCGAAATATCTGGAAAACTGATCTTCAAAAAGCAGCAGCTTTTGTTGAAAAAGCAAAAGAAAAAATCGGAGAGGATCGACTGTTAATCGGCTCGTCTTGCTCACTGCTTCACAGTCCGGTAGATCTGGATCAGGAAACCGACGAAACCGCTCTTCCTGCTAAAGTGAAGCGTTGGATGTCTTTTGCGAAACAAAAATTGGGAGAAATTTCTCTGCTGAAAAAACTTGTAGCTGATGAACTTTCTGCCGATGAAAAGCAAAAGCTGGAAAAGCATCAAGCCGATGTAGACGACAAACGGACATCTGAGCTTGTAAACAATCCAAGCGTTCAAAGCCGAATGGATAATCTGGATGACTCCTACCTGAACCGTAAACAACCGTTTACCGAACGGCAGGCTGTTCAAAAAGAGCATCTCAACATTCCTGAAACGTTTCCTACCACCACCATAGGTTCGTTCCCTCAAACATCAGAAGTACGAAAATGGCGGGCCGATTACCGGAAAGGAGTTCTTTCGGAAGATCAGTACACAGAAATCATCCATAAAGCCATCAGCGAACTGATCAAAACCCAGGAAGAAATTGGACTGGATGTATTAGTACACGGTGAATTTGAACGGAATGATATGGTAGAATATTTCGGTGAACATTTTTCCGGATTTGCTTTTACGCGCAACGGCTGGGTACAAAGTTATGGAACACGAGGAGTAAAACCGCCCATTGTGTATGGTGATGTACACCTTCCCGATCCGGTAACTGTTCCATGGTCGGCGTATGCGCAATCGCAAACCGACAAACTCGTAAAAGGAATGCTAACGGGTCCGGTCACTATTTTGCAATGGTCGTTTGTGCGGGATGACCAGCCCCGATCCGAAACCGCGAAACAGATTGCACTGGCCATTCGCGATGAAGTACAGGATCTGGAAAAAGCCGGTATTCAAATCATACAAATTGATGAACCTGCCTTCAGAGAAGGATTACCGCTTCGATTGGATAAACGCGAGGCGTACTTAACATGGGCTGTGGATGCTTTCCGAATTTCGTCCACCGGAGTGGAGGATAAAACTCAAATCCATTCTCATATGTGTTACTCGGAGTTTAATGACATCATTGAGCACATTGCACGCCTGGATGCGGATGTTATTTCCATGGAAACATCGCGTTCACAAATGGAACTGCTGGATGCCTTCGTACAATTCGATTATCCGAATGAAATTGGCCCGGGAGTGTATGACATTCACTCGCCGCGAATTCCTTCCACAGAAGAGATGGTAGCACTATTGGAAAAAGCCGTTGAAGTGCTGAAACCCGAACAAATTTGGGTAAATCCTGATTGCGGACTTAAAACCCGCGGCTGGGAAGAAACCATTCCATCACTAAAAAATATGGTGCAAGCCGCCGGAAAAATGAGGCGAGAAACTGTC
Proteins encoded:
- a CDS encoding TonB-dependent receptor → MKELSVLLSLILIIPYIGFAQNQVGEIEGIVKSKGEMVIGANVGIPDLQKGAATDANGFYHIKNIPAGTYTLEISSVGFQKYSETVEVQSGEILELNIELEESTLELDQIVVTGTMRKIYVKDSPVKVSVVKAAQLEQGKVSANIMDLISSVNGLSTQLNCGVCGTNAIRINGVEGPNTAVLIDGMPIMGALASIYGLNGISPSIIDQVEVIKGPQSTLYGTQALGGVVNIITKNPATTPTFSADIYGKTTEEGNVNLAYSPKIERFEGFLSGNVVRLENYFDKNGDNFNDLVKQSRVSLFGKGTLLGENMEQRLNVATKFYTENRTGGLQDFTDDLRGSDQIYGESIYTNRLELMTDYRPAGLNEQLRFSGAATYHEQDSYYGTDWYDAQQSIYFLQGTWDQSIGDHFKLLSGTTIRYETYNDNTPATSDSPDRRWIPGIFSQGELAIGDFTFVGGLRIDHHSEHGYITAPRLSAKFSPTDLTTFRASAGTGFRVVNVFTEDHAALTGAREVVFNEDLDPERSKSITASLEQIIPFGVNPLTVSLDGFYTHFSNQIIPDYDQDPNLIVYENLNGFSVTRGFSVDIDQNFTTIPFSYNASITIMDVFTEEDGNRKALVYAPDYLGTFGATYDIRSLDGLSFGYNGNLVGPKRMPNNYVEDFGLDEWSPAYSTHDLKITKEFTNVNSPNGIGFEVYVSAENIFDFKQDSPLVDPQDPFGPNFDTIYTWGPIVGRTFSLGARLNLR
- a CDS encoding thioredoxin family protein; this encodes MRNFKYKFKFVAIWVGMFLLMGALFGSPLPAQNTSSVDWYSFEKAIQLAEENQQLILVDVWAPWCGWCKKMEKEVYPELSKNITSQFIWTRLNRDDNRSRLHFKEQRFTPLKIAQKLNTQSVPALVVLSPDGDYLFHISGFTKAKKLESILEYVITNTLKSSSI
- the metE gene encoding 5-methyltetrahydropteroyltriglutamate--homocysteine S-methyltransferase → MLTHTLGFPRLGAQRDLKKLVESYWKGEIDQSKLIQSTSALKAVHWTQQKSAGIDLVPSNDFSLYDQVLDTALLVGAIPDRYKDLYQSEQEKSTSYPIDTYFAMARGLQDDKHDIPAMEMTKWFNTNYHYIVPEFSADQEFECLSTKIFDEYEEAQSVGVVTKPVLIGPVSFLLLGKEKDTSDGFHRLDLLDKLLPVYQEILSKLQDKGVEWVQIEEPFLALDLEDDAKISFQKAYETFHQDLDSLKLLLTTYFEGLSDNTALACGLPVDGLHIDLVNDPDQLGNVLDQLNEETALSLGLIDGRNIWKTDLQKAAAFVEKAKEKIGEDRLLIGSSCSLLHSPVDLDQETDETALPAKVKRWMSFAKQKLGEISLLKKLVADELSADEKQKLEKHQADVDDKRTSELVNNPSVQSRMDNLDDSYLNRKQPFTERQAVQKEHLNIPETFPTTTIGSFPQTSEVRKWRADYRKGVLSEDQYTEIIHKAISELIKTQEEIGLDVLVHGEFERNDMVEYFGEHFSGFAFTRNGWVQSYGTRGVKPPIVYGDVHLPDPVTVPWSAYAQSQTDKLVKGMLTGPVTILQWSFVRDDQPRSETAKQIALAIRDEVQDLEKAGIQIIQIDEPAFREGLPLRLDKREAYLTWAVDAFRISSTGVEDKTQIHSHMCYSEFNDIIEHIARLDADVISMETSRSQMELLDAFVQFDYPNEIGPGVYDIHSPRIPSTEEMVALLEKAVEVLKPEQIWVNPDCGLKTRGWEETIPSLKNMVQAAGKMRRETVES